Proteins from a genomic interval of Shewanella seohaensis:
- a CDS encoding anthranilate synthase component II, producing MLLMIDNYDSFTFNLVQYFQQLGQEIVVKRNDEISLAEIEALAPSHLVISPGPCSPNEAGISLVAIEHFATRLPILGVCLGHQAMAQVFGAKVVRAQRVMHGKVSAIGHTGERLFKGLNQPLTVTRYHSLLVDAVPEGFVLDAWFDDPTHGREIMAMSHKQLPLFGVQFHPESILTEQGHELLANFLSQSALA from the coding sequence ATGTTGCTAATGATCGACAATTACGACTCTTTCACCTTTAACTTAGTGCAGTATTTTCAGCAGTTAGGGCAAGAGATCGTGGTTAAACGCAATGATGAAATCAGCTTAGCGGAAATCGAGGCGCTGGCACCGAGCCATTTAGTTATCTCTCCCGGGCCTTGTTCGCCCAATGAAGCGGGGATTTCCCTCGTGGCGATTGAGCATTTTGCTACGCGTTTACCTATCCTAGGTGTGTGTTTAGGGCATCAAGCCATGGCGCAGGTGTTTGGTGCTAAGGTTGTGCGAGCGCAACGAGTGATGCATGGCAAAGTCAGTGCGATTGGCCATACAGGCGAGCGCTTATTCAAAGGGTTAAATCAACCATTAACTGTAACACGCTACCATTCATTGTTGGTCGATGCTGTCCCTGAGGGATTTGTGTTAGATGCTTGGTTTGACGACCCAACCCATGGGCGCGAAATTATGGCCATGAGCCATAAGCAGCTGCCACTCTTTGGTGTGCAATTTCACCCCGAGTCAATTTTGACCGAGCAAGGCCATGAATTGTTGGCAAACTTCTTGTCGCAATCGGCTTTGGCTTAA
- a CDS encoding ClpXP protease specificity-enhancing factor — MKALTPNRPYLLRAYYDWLMDNQLTPHVVVDAFVKGTQVPQQYVKDGQIVLNIAASAVGNLQIGNEFVEFNARFGGVPQQVLLPMASIVAIYARENGAGTVFDIEDAYLVEEEAESTLSVIETNEKPTEPTDEPPKRRSHLTLVK, encoded by the coding sequence ATGAAAGCGTTGACTCCAAATCGTCCTTATTTACTCAGGGCTTACTACGATTGGTTGATGGACAACCAATTAACGCCTCACGTTGTCGTGGATGCCTTTGTGAAAGGCACCCAAGTACCACAGCAGTACGTGAAGGATGGCCAGATCGTATTAAATATCGCGGCCAGCGCGGTGGGCAATTTGCAAATTGGTAATGAATTTGTGGAGTTCAATGCGCGTTTCGGTGGTGTACCTCAACAGGTATTATTGCCAATGGCCTCGATTGTGGCCATTTACGCCCGTGAAAATGGTGCAGGGACTGTCTTCGATATTGAAGACGCGTACTTAGTCGAAGAGGAAGCCGAATCGACTTTGTCTGTTATCGAGACAAACGAGAAGCCAACCGAACCTACGGATGAGCCTCCTAAACGTCGCAGTCATTTAACCTTAGTTAAATAG